In Fusarium oxysporum Fo47 chromosome XI, complete sequence, the following are encoded in one genomic region:
- a CDS encoding kinase-like domain-containing protein: MDVSDIPSSQETVEDPTLPGSSAEGATIILTPENAEARLAFHDVAEWLHTQTDDPDNQAAQLHTRKCMWISSKQQNDPEAALQGASESLSSSSPISSPRDPKSSSRSNKKDESRDRYEIWKGHYFIFLDKPPRNPSRGWVVGALRDAPHLNDIVLCLHSGNDKMYKVRRNQAIFQIDETSFVSVQPITSKSATKVNGDKISDKRVFNQSSAQLAFGSLCYRIEYARASYADDYPNRVQRYLKEHLNIHTTLLNLSLTPTPSENSPITIGQWTISAGTIGKGASGMVSIASNVQGQRVALKRVQVGRDRERVRKVQIKLETLAALSLKKNENRLLRLIEVITDDVRSTNRIADVWFVQEPAAQEILSTALTRGLFKQGHERIPIVTTVLADILGAANFLHRNNWMHGDLKPANIGIRTWTAECKSIVLLDLDDAEESPFPGRHHPARPGTGGTIGWLAPEREMTGYNELADIWSIGVIAIEMIWGRHPWRQWKNPWRTGSEASQLQKEFQDMYGEAIESLNKLHNEALRNAVLGMVRHPYAETPAQCQSRLTAKEALSLLTDAENGENSSKRHRAS; the protein is encoded by the exons ATGGATGTCTCAGATATTCCAAGTAGCCAAGAGACGGTCGAGGACCCTACTTTACCAGGGTCCTCAGCTGAAGGGGCCACTATCATCCTGACACCAGAAAACGCTGAGGCACGACTGGCATTCCATGATGTTGCGGAATGGCTGCACACACAAACCGACGATCCTGATAATCAAGCTGCGCAACTACACACACGAAAGTGCATGTGGATCTCTTCAAAGCAACAAAATGATCCTGAAGCCGCGCTTCAAGGAGCATCGGAAAgcctttcatcatcatcaccaattTCATCGCCACGGGATCCAAAATCATCGTCCCGCTCAAACAAAAAAGATGAGAGTCGAGACCGTTACGAAATCTGGAAAGGCCACTACTTCATATTTCTCGATAAACCCCCGCGAAATCCGTCAAGAGGATGGGTAGTTGGGGCTCTGAGAGATGCCCCCCATTTGAACGATATCGTCCTTTGTTTACATTCTGGTAACGACAAGATGTACAAGGTTCGACGCAATCAAGCTATCTTTCAAATCGATGAAACAAGTTTTGTATCTGTGCAGCCAATAACTAGCAAATCTGCGACCAAGGTCAACGGGGATAAGATCTCCGACAAGAGAGTTTTCAATCAGTCATCTGCTCAGCTTGCGTTTGGATCCCTCTGCTACCGAATCGAGTATGCTCGAGCGTCTTACGCTGACGACTATCCCAACAGAGTCCAGCGTTACTTGAAAGAGCATCTCAACATTCATACCACTCTATTGAACCTATCACtgacaccaacaccatctgAAAACAGCCCCATTACCATCGGACAATGGACTATCAGCGCAGGTACTATAGGCAAAGGAGCATCTGGAATGGTCAGCATCGCCTCGAATGTCCAGGGTCAACGTGTTGCTTTGAAAAGAGTGCAAGTAGGAAGAGACAGGGAGCGCGTACGGAAAGTTCAAATAAAGCTAGAGACACTTGCTGCATTGAGCCTGAAGAAGAACGAAAACCGCTTGCTGCGACTTATCGAAGTTATCACGGATGATGTGAGATCAACTAATAGGATAGCCGATGTTTGGTTTGTTCAAGAACCAGCTGCTCAGGAAATACTTTCCACTGCCCTCACCAGGGGTCTGTTCAAACAAGGTCATGAGAG GATACCTATCGTTACAACCGTTCTGGCAGATATACTCGGCGCTGCAAACTTCCTCCACAGAAATAACTGGATGCACGGAGATCTCAAACCCGCCAACATTGGTATCCGAACTTGGACCGCCGAGTGCAAATCTATAGTGCTGctcgatctcgacgatgCTGAGGAAAGCCCCTTTCCAGGTAGACATCACCCTGCTCGACCTGGAACCGGTGGAACCATTGGGTGGCTAGCTCCTGAGCGAGAGATGACGGGATACAACGAGTTGGCTGATATCTGGAGCATCGGTGTCATCGCCATTGAGATGATTTGGGGGCGCCATCCATGGCGACAGTGGAAGAATCCTTGGAGAACAGGCTCTGAGGCTAGTCAGTTGCAGAAAGAGTTTCAAGACATGTATGGAGAAGCCATTGAATCTTTAAACAAGCTTCATAATGAGG CTTTGAGAAACGCTGTTCTTGGCATGGTGCGGCATCCGTATGCTGAAACACCAGCACAATGCCAATCAAGACTTACAGCTAAAGAGGCTCTGAGTCTTCTGACGGATGCTGAGAATGGTGAAAACTCTAGTAAGCGACATAGAGCGTCTTGA